From a single Micromonospora carbonacea genomic region:
- a CDS encoding DUF2399 domain-containing protein, with the protein MPIRVTLHQLRLAPLTLDCDEVYVCENPAVLRAATTTLGAQAPPLICTEGVPSVAVHTLLGAAHGAAIRWRNDFDWTGVRLTAAALQRYRGAVPWRMTAADYLPRAGTGTALIGTPTRTPWDESLGESMRRTGRAVMEERLLDLLIADLRVTGAG; encoded by the coding sequence GTGCCGATCCGGGTCACCCTGCACCAACTGCGCCTGGCACCGCTCACACTGGACTGCGACGAGGTGTACGTCTGCGAGAACCCCGCGGTGCTGCGCGCGGCCACCACAACGCTCGGTGCCCAGGCCCCACCGCTGATCTGCACCGAAGGAGTGCCGTCGGTCGCCGTCCACACACTGCTCGGCGCCGCTCACGGAGCGGCGATCCGGTGGCGCAACGACTTCGACTGGACCGGCGTACGACTGACTGCGGCGGCTCTCCAGCGATATCGGGGCGCGGTCCCGTGGCGGATGACCGCAGCTGACTACCTGCCGAGGGCGGGCACCGGCACGGCACTGATCGGTACGCCCACCCGGACACCGTGGGACGAGTCGCTGGGCGAGTCGATGCGGCGGACCGGCCGCGCGGTGATGGAGGAACGGCTGCTCGACCTGCTGATCGCCGACCTGCGCGTGACCGGAGCCGGGTAA
- a CDS encoding ECF transporter S component, with protein sequence MTVLRVAPRTAVVLALASAAALATFTWPFFVPAQPESTARTGEAPLVFFLMLPVLVALVLAELTSGGMDSKALAMLGVLAAVNAALRPLGAGTAGIETVFFLLVLAGRVFGPGFGFLLGSTSLFASALLTAGVGPWLPFQMLCASWIGLGAGLLPPRLRGRAETAVLAGYGALAAYGYGLLMNLWFWPFSTGADTQLSYVAGAPVLENLHRLALFTAVTSTFGWDTGRAITTAVAIVLAGPAVLAALRRAARRAAFDAPVTFVAAEPQPPDTAADSAEVAGPTGTDMAVPAAGPAPAPPTQPPGSMGKGDGGGRSHPGPSRPSADQER encoded by the coding sequence GTGACCGTGTTGCGGGTCGCCCCGCGTACCGCCGTGGTGCTGGCCCTGGCCTCGGCCGCCGCCCTGGCGACCTTCACCTGGCCGTTCTTCGTCCCCGCGCAGCCGGAATCCACCGCCCGCACCGGCGAGGCACCGCTGGTCTTCTTCCTGATGCTGCCGGTGCTCGTGGCGCTCGTGCTGGCCGAACTCACCTCCGGCGGCATGGACAGCAAGGCCCTGGCGATGCTCGGTGTGCTCGCCGCCGTCAACGCCGCGCTGCGCCCCCTGGGCGCGGGCACCGCCGGCATCGAGACCGTGTTCTTCCTCCTGGTCCTCGCCGGCCGGGTCTTCGGTCCCGGATTCGGGTTCCTGCTCGGTTCGACGTCCCTGTTCGCCTCCGCCCTGCTCACCGCCGGCGTCGGACCGTGGCTGCCGTTCCAGATGCTGTGCGCGTCCTGGATCGGCCTGGGTGCCGGCCTGCTTCCGCCGAGGCTGCGCGGACGGGCCGAGACCGCCGTCCTGGCCGGATACGGCGCGCTCGCCGCCTACGGCTACGGCCTGCTGATGAACCTGTGGTTCTGGCCGTTCAGCACCGGCGCGGACACCCAACTGTCCTACGTCGCGGGCGCGCCGGTGCTGGAGAACCTGCACCGCCTCGCCCTGTTCACCGCAGTCACCTCCACCTTCGGCTGGGACACCGGCCGCGCGATCACCACCGCGGTGGCGATCGTCCTGGCCGGCCCTGCGGTGCTCGCCGCGCTGCGCCGCGCCGCGCGCCGGGCCGCGTTCGACGCTCCGGTCACCTTCGTCGCAGCCGAACCGCAGCCGCCGGACACTGCTGCCGACAGCGCCGAGGTCGCAGGCCCGACCGGCACTGACATGGCCGTTCCCGCCGCCGGGCCGGCCCCTGCGCCACCCACCCAACCGCCCGGATCCATGGGCAAGGGCGATGGGGGAGGTAGGTCACATCCAGGGCCGAGCCGGCCGTCAGCTGACCAGGAACGCTAG
- a CDS encoding ABC transporter ATP-binding protein: MITFDRVTVHYVEGGPPPLRDVTLRVEEGELCLVAGRTGAGKSTLLRAINGLVPHFTGGTLHGTVTVDGRDTRRHPPRDLADVVGVVGQDPMAGFVTDTVEEELAYGMEQLALPPRVMRKRVEETLDLLGIADLRDRPLRTLSGGQQQRVAIGAVLTAHPRVLVLDEPTSALDPTAAEDVLATITRLVHDLGVTVVLAEHRLERVVQYADRLLYLPGDGSVIDGTPATVLAHIDIAPPLIELGRLAGWTPLPLSVRDARRRASDLRHRLAGVDPPPATEVTDRAAALTARKIVVRYPGTVAVAGVDVDLRPGEVVALMGRNGSGKSSLLWAVQGSGPRHGGTVAVAGPQGTVDPKSLPAGRARRHVGLVPQNSGDLLYLETVDAECAQADRETAAPTGTCRALLDQLTPGLPADRHPRDLSEGQRLALALAVQLTAAPPVVLLDEPTRGLDYHAKRQFTEVVRTLAAAGRAVVVATHDVELVAALADRVIVMAEGDIVSDGSTAEVMLASPAFAPQVAKVLAPAPWLTVEQVAAALTQSRAPA, from the coding sequence ATGATCACCTTTGACCGGGTCACCGTCCACTACGTCGAGGGCGGGCCGCCGCCGCTGCGGGACGTGACGCTCCGCGTCGAGGAGGGCGAACTCTGCCTGGTCGCCGGCCGGACCGGTGCCGGCAAGTCGACCCTGTTGCGGGCGATCAACGGACTGGTGCCGCACTTCACCGGCGGCACCCTGCACGGCACCGTCACCGTGGACGGCCGGGACACCCGCCGGCACCCGCCGCGCGACCTCGCCGACGTCGTCGGCGTGGTCGGCCAGGACCCCATGGCCGGGTTCGTCACCGACACCGTCGAGGAGGAACTGGCGTACGGGATGGAGCAGTTGGCCCTGCCACCGAGGGTCATGCGCAAGCGGGTGGAGGAGACCCTCGACCTGCTCGGCATCGCGGACCTGCGCGATCGGCCGCTGCGGACGCTTTCCGGCGGCCAGCAGCAGCGGGTCGCCATCGGCGCGGTGCTCACGGCCCATCCCCGGGTGCTGGTGCTCGATGAGCCCACCTCCGCGTTGGACCCCACCGCCGCGGAGGACGTGCTCGCCACCATCACCCGGCTGGTACACGACCTCGGCGTGACCGTGGTGTTGGCCGAGCACCGGCTGGAGCGGGTGGTGCAGTACGCCGACCGGCTGCTCTACCTGCCCGGCGACGGGAGCGTGATCGACGGGACACCGGCAACGGTGCTGGCGCACATCGACATCGCGCCGCCGCTGATCGAGCTGGGCCGCCTCGCCGGCTGGACACCCCTGCCGCTGTCGGTGCGCGACGCCCGTCGGCGGGCGTCCGACCTGCGGCACCGGCTCGCCGGCGTGGATCCGCCGCCGGCCACGGAGGTGACGGACAGGGCGGCGGCGCTGACCGCGCGGAAGATCGTCGTACGGTATCCGGGCACGGTCGCGGTGGCCGGCGTCGACGTCGACCTGCGTCCCGGCGAGGTCGTCGCGTTGATGGGCCGCAACGGGTCCGGCAAGTCCAGCCTGCTGTGGGCGGTGCAGGGCAGCGGCCCCCGCCACGGCGGCACCGTCGCCGTGGCCGGACCTCAGGGGACCGTCGACCCGAAGAGCCTGCCGGCGGGCCGGGCCCGCCGGCACGTCGGCCTCGTCCCGCAGAACTCCGGCGACCTGCTCTACCTGGAGACCGTCGACGCCGAGTGCGCCCAGGCCGACCGGGAGACCGCAGCGCCGACCGGCACCTGCCGGGCGCTGCTGGACCAGCTCACCCCCGGCCTGCCCGCCGACCGGCACCCCCGCGATCTGTCCGAGGGGCAGCGGCTGGCCCTCGCGCTCGCCGTCCAGCTCACCGCCGCTCCGCCGGTGGTGCTGCTCGATGAGCCGACCCGTGGCCTGGACTACCACGCCAAGCGGCAGTTCACCGAGGTCGTCCGCACGTTGGCAGCCGCCGGCCGCGCCGTGGTGGTCGCCACCCACGACGTCGAACTCGTCGCGGCCCTCGCCGATCGGGTGATCGTCATGGCCGAGGGGGACATCGTCTCCGACGGCAGCACGGCGGAGGTCATGCTCGCGTCACCGGCTTTCGCCCCGCAGGTGGCCAAGGTCCTCGCCCCCGCGCCGTGGCTCACCGTGGAACAGGTCGCCGCCGCGCTGACCCAGAGCCGGGCACCGGCGTGA
- a CDS encoding CbiQ family ECF transporter T component, producing MTDRDRRHSGTTPRAGRATWWWPAPPLPRGLHPGAWWLWALGLATAASHTTNPLPLALLIAVAALVVVRRRGDAPWALAFRMYLVLGAVIVVMRVVFRIVFGGGQGDHVLIRLPEIPLPAWAAGIRLFGPIAVEQVLGGFYDGLRLAAMLICLGAANALANPKRLLKAVPGALYAVGTAVVVALSVAPQLVESVLRVRRARRLRGASGRGMRALRGIALPVLADALDRSLALAAAMDSRGYGRTAAVPPGQRATTGALVLGGLIGVCAGTYGLLDTGPGYLGLPLLLGGLATAVAGMLLAGRRVRRSRYRPDRWHPAELLVAGCGVAAAALTMLAGSVAPELLYPPVSPLTWPRLTPLILLAVAVAAAPAWLAPPPPVARATRPPAVVPALPAPGPRVDTARPTTTSSPVTGGPS from the coding sequence ATGACTGACCGGGACAGGCGTCACTCGGGCACGACCCCCCGAGCCGGCCGGGCGACATGGTGGTGGCCGGCGCCACCGTTGCCCCGAGGCCTGCACCCGGGAGCGTGGTGGCTCTGGGCGCTGGGCCTGGCCACGGCGGCCAGTCACACCACCAATCCGTTGCCGCTGGCACTGCTGATCGCCGTCGCCGCGCTGGTGGTCGTCCGGCGGCGCGGCGACGCGCCCTGGGCGCTGGCGTTCCGGATGTACCTGGTGCTCGGCGCGGTGATCGTGGTGATGCGGGTGGTGTTTCGCATCGTGTTCGGCGGCGGGCAGGGCGACCACGTGCTGATCCGGTTGCCGGAGATCCCGCTTCCCGCCTGGGCGGCCGGCATCCGGTTGTTCGGCCCCATCGCCGTCGAGCAGGTCCTCGGCGGGTTCTACGACGGGCTGCGGCTGGCCGCGATGCTGATCTGCCTCGGCGCGGCGAACGCGCTGGCCAACCCGAAACGGCTACTCAAGGCGGTGCCCGGCGCGTTGTACGCGGTCGGCACGGCCGTCGTGGTCGCGTTGTCGGTCGCCCCGCAGCTGGTGGAGAGCGTGCTACGGGTCCGCCGGGCACGCCGGTTGCGTGGCGCGTCCGGGCGCGGGATGCGGGCGCTGCGGGGCATCGCCCTGCCCGTGCTGGCCGACGCGCTGGACCGGTCCCTGGCCCTCGCGGCGGCGATGGACTCCCGGGGTTACGGCCGGACCGCGGCGGTGCCCCCGGGCCAGCGCGCCACCACCGGCGCGCTGGTGCTCGGCGGGCTGATCGGCGTGTGCGCCGGCACGTACGGGCTGCTCGACACCGGGCCCGGTTACCTCGGCCTGCCACTGCTCCTCGGCGGCCTGGCCACCGCCGTGGCCGGGATGCTGCTGGCCGGCCGCCGGGTCCGCCGCAGCCGCTACCGGCCGGATCGCTGGCACCCGGCCGAGCTGCTCGTGGCCGGCTGCGGCGTGGCCGCCGCCGCGCTGACCATGCTGGCCGGCTCGGTCGCCCCGGAACTGCTCTATCCGCCGGTCAGCCCGCTCACCTGGCCCCGGTTGACGCCGCTGATACTGCTCGCCGTCGCGGTCGCGGCGGCCCCCGCCTGGCTGGCGCCGCCACCACCCGTGGCGCGGGCCACCCGCCCACCGGCGGTGGTCCCGGCACTCCCCGCCCCAGGCCCGCGGGTGGACACGGCGCGTCCCACCACCACGTCGTCGCCGGTGACGGGAGGTCCCTCATGA